The following are encoded in a window of Verrucomicrobiota bacterium genomic DNA:
- a CDS encoding L-rhamnose isomerase yields the protein MSPCARAGCTCAGTLRRWGYGVRWNSDHVAIVTDKLSDLLAEIVRADALSRVHLALDYFDASINRVGAWVIGMRATHRALLVALLEPIERLRQYKAAGDGFRRLALLEECKSLPHGVIWKRWCESKGVPGDERWLDRVTDYERLVQRGRG from the coding sequence CGGCGCTGGGGGTACGGCGTGCGGTGGAACAGCGACCACGTGGCGATTGTCACGGACAAGCTGAGCGATCTTCTTGCGGAGATCGTGCGGGCTGATGCGCTCAGCCGGGTGCACTTGGCGCTCGACTATTTCGATGCCTCGATCAACCGCGTTGGGGCGTGGGTGATCGGGATGAGGGCGACGCACCGGGCGCTGCTTGTGGCGCTTCTCGAGCCGATCGAGCGGCTGCGGCAGTATAAGGCGGCGGGTGACGGCTTCCGGCGTCTCGCGCTGCTTGAGGAATGTAAGTCTTTGCCGCATGGGGTGATATGGAAGCGCTGGTGCGAATCGAAGGGGGTGCCGGGTGACGAGCGCTGGCTCGATCGGGTGACGGATTACGAGCGGCTCGTGCAGCGCGGTCGGGGGTAG
- a CDS encoding RNA-binding protein, whose protein sequence is MNLFVGNLSFSTTDESLRALFEQHGAVSSAKVITSRDSGRSRGFGFVEMPNDGEAKAAIEALDSQDFEGRPLRVSEARSQGGERPERSERRERW, encoded by the coding sequence ATGAATCTGTTCGTTGGCAATCTGAGCTTCAGCACGACAGACGAGTCACTGCGCGCGCTGTTCGAGCAGCACGGCGCGGTGTCATCGGCCAAGGTCATCACCTCGCGTGATTCGGGCCGCTCGCGTGGGTTCGGCTTCGTCGAGATGCCCAACGACGGCGAGGCGAAGGCCGCCATCGAGGCGCTCGACTCGCAGGACTTCGAGGGGCGGCCGTTGCGGGTGAGCGAAGCGCGTTCGCAGGGCGGTGAGCGTCCGGAACGCAGCGAGAGGCGCGAGCGCTG